tcaatattcttattattaaagaaagtagtttataaattaatttttaattaaaatattatttctaaacgTATTTTTTGtcactaaaatttattattatttaagattttttttaatggttatGATTATGTGAAGCATTGACTACACCTTAGTTTTCTCAAGATTAGGCAGTTTGTAAGAATTGGATTATGGAAAGTTCAATTTATGCTAGTAGACTAAATATAATAACACTTCATTTTCCTTCTATCTactaaacttatatttatatatgcttGAGCTCGTTTAATTACTGTGTGTTTCAATCTAAATcaataatatcactaaaaaaaagtcatttttggcAGTCCATTGTTATCATTTGTCTGTTTATAAAACACATTATTTATGTCATTTACTTTGTTTGTCagtaataaatcattaaaacagtagataaatactaaaaaaagaaaacaataaaaaaaaataaacaatttgtaaattttatgaCTAAAATTAGCATGtataatggaagaagaatatGATAACATATGAAAAGAGAGAATGTCAAATGAATCActaaacaacacacaaaataaaaaatatcataatctttctttctatttaagtaaaagataaatattagcTTCTcgttatgaaatatattttatagatttaattaagaatttaagtTAGAAgtgatgttaatattttatatgaatggattcacattttattaatattgtatcttttttatgatttttttttttcaaaataatctaCTAAATGCTAAGTCTTCAtacaaaatacaatataaatagaaaatcttGAATATGAGGATTTAATGTGCCTAAAGTCTTCCTAATATGAGTTTGAGATAAATGTATCATTTTATTgtgatataacttttaaaatacaagttaaagatataacttttaaaaattttaaacatatatattacaacattaattaattgtcaaactttttttaatatccaATTAACTTAAGGATTATAATATCTTTAACAAATACAACTAAATTagttgaaaaacataaataataataaaaaattaaaaaacaaaaaaaacttttaaaagtgaACTCGACCCAATACacttagaaataaataatattcataactGAATTAGaagacattaaaaaatattaaaaagagaaaattttaattagaaaagtgTGATGTGactttattaagaataaaaaccAATCTGaaatacacaaaaaagaaaaaaagttaaatatttaattaatgaataaaagtttaattagaaatatataaattcatatcaTCTCACCAACCCCAATTACACAAATTTTAACATCtatataattaaatcataaaatacaaGATTTAATTTAAGATGTATTCATAATAGatacttgaaaataaataaatttattattttattgtacaatatattattttaaaatattttaatatatgcatattcaaaaatatatctgTAAAAGATATTAACAATAAACCGATTGAAATGACACATGCATAGGCAGTGGCTGCTTCAATTTAGATTGTGACAGAGGCTGCCCTAAGAACcagtttttttattctttctccaTTAAAAAAGATaccacaaataataaaattttggaattatttttACTGTTAAATAACacgatataaaaaaaaatgtttgattagATAAATGTTCAATTCTGTCGTATGGTCAATACAAGTCGTCAATTTTGGAAAGCTATTTTTTATTCGTATTCGAgtttcttaaataatttgacattaataaaaaaatccaattatATATCCATTTCTAGTAGTAGTCGAATCAATTtgacataaatatttttgatacAGTACCTGTTATATACAGAGATGTAAAGTATCCATGTTTGCTCACCAAGCATATGATAAATTTCCTAGTAAAGCAAATATCATAAGGTTTGTGAAACCATCATGTCTCTAACCAAAATTCCCCAAGTTTTGTTAAAATCCTCTTCCAACCAGTGCAGCATGCCAGTGATAGCACTTGGAACTGCAGCTGATACAAACAAAAACAGTGCAGAAACCACAAAAGTAGCAGTAATAGAAGCTATCAAACTGGGCTACACACACTTTGATACTGCTTCATTCTATGGATCTGAAGAGGCCTTGGGAGAAGCCATAGCTGAAGCTCTTCAACTTGGTCTAATCAATTCTAGAGAGGAGCTCTTCATCACCTCTAAGCTCTGGCTCACTGACAATTTTCCTCATCTTGTTCTTTCTACTCTGCAGAAATCTCTCCAGTAAGCAAAACTTCTTCcttttcaacatcaaaattGCTGTAATAAGATTTTCATTTGTCGTTATGGCTGTTGTAATCAGTAATTTTCATTTGGGGAGGTTATTTCAGTGCATCAAACTCTATAGTTTATTTACtactcaaaacaaaaaaaaaaaaatgtgagggATGcattcaattcttcaatttctgACTCTATCTATGTTTTGTTTCGTTTTGATCAGTTACATgtgaacataaataaattaatctacCTTAAGTTCTGTTATATTCTCGGTGATTGTACTCAATTTTCAGTTGGAAATGTTTGCCTTAAGAAACATAGATATTAAGAGTTCAGTGACCAAATATGTTCTACAGAATATGATGCATATGCAGTGATGCACCTAACGGTAAAGTAGTAAAATAGCTGGATGTCCACAATTGTGAATGATAAGTTTGATAGGTTGGTTCTCTAACTTCCATGATCACCTTCTCTGGTATCCATGAATATATTGGTTATCTAGGTTCCATGATCAACTTCATGAGTTATGTTCAGGGTTACATGTATCTTTGCTTGAAGTTCTGATAAATACtcctttttctattattttaggcaacttaactaattttttattctaaccCAGCAACTGTAAATGAATAAACTTTACACCCCACATCAATCTTTAGTATTTGAAGTACAATAAAACACAAGATACAACTAAGAAACTTACAGGACCTGTAAAAGTTAACAAACTGCAGTTGGGTCTAACACTGAGGCTCTTATaacaataacatcaacaaaggTTTAAGGATAGCTACATACACAAAGATTTAGCACAATAAACCATATAGTATAATGTCCTGGCTCTTATATGGTAAATACAGgattatattcaaaattgtaTATTTCTCGCACATATCTATAGTTTCTAATTAAACTGCAGATGTCATTTGAGATATCCTTAAAAAAACTAGTTACATTAACTaactttttctgtttatttGTAGATGAAAGAAGCCTAAGGATAGCTACATGTACAAACTTTAATGTTTTATGCATATGAAAGAGGCCACAAGCTCAAATCAAAAGTCTGTGCAGTTTTAAAATAACTGCAGGGGACCCTCACCCTTAAGTTATTCTGCTTCTGTTTCTTCTGTTTTATGTAGAAGTAGTAAAACCTAACTAAATGTGTTGAAGAAAAATTTAGTTGTTGGATCTTAATTGTGAGAGGTGAAGTTAAAAATGGATCAATAAGAGGGCAAGCTCAGGTGTAAAAGTAAAGTTGTGCCTTGGTGACTGGTAGTGAGATTTTCACTATAGGTATAAGTATATTATCTTGGAGTTTGAGTTTACCTCTAACTCGATATCAAAACTAGCTCAAAAGGTATGGATTATCCTTCATGTACTATTTTGGTGATATCATGAAATTTTCATCATGCATGATGTATATTGCATAAGGAATAAGAGAGTACAGTGCTGAAATGATGACATTATGCAGGAGGCTGAAATTACAATATTTGGACCTTTATTTGATCCACTGGCCTATCAGTGTGAAACCTGGAGATTGGGAAACTCCATATAGTGAAGAGCTAATAACAACATTTGACTTAAAGGGTGTGTGGACAGCAATGGAAGAATGCCAGAAACTAGGCCTTGCAAAATCCATAGGAGTCAGCAACTTCACATGCAAGAAACTTGAAGATCTACTCTCATTTGCTACCATTCCCCCTTCTGTCAATCAAGTAGTCCAATGAATTCATCTTGgtcattttctttctcatgttcATTTAGTTTGATAAGTGTTAACCTATTTCTTTACACTGTTACGAAATAGGTGGAGATGAATCCTGCTTGGCATCAGAAGAAGCTAAGAGAATTCTGTGAAGCAAAGGGTATAATCATAACTGCATTTTCTCCTCTGGGAGCCAAAGGGGCCAGTTGGGGCACCAATGAAGTCATGGACAGTGAAATACTCAAGGAAATTGCACAAGCACATGGCCGAACTGTTGCTCAGGTTACACTTTAAGATTACTTCATATTCAATCACTTGAATTCATCTTTTCTTACAGCACAcaataacttaaataattaagaatacaTGATGTATATAATTACATCAAGAGACCCTTTTGAAAATAAGGCAACTACACGAACCCAATGATCGTTGCTGCAATACTGTTGTAGTGTAGATTTTGATTCTTGAACAGATGATGAGCAAAGTTATTAATGTTATGGGTTGTTGTCTCAGGTAAGTCTTAGACGGTTGTATGAACAAGGTGTGACTATTGCGGCAAAGAGCTACAACAAAGAGAGAATGAAGCAAAACTTGGAAATATTTGATTGGTCTCTTACAAAAGATGACCATGAAAAGATTAATCAAATCAAGCAGATTCGTACTAACAACGGACCAGTGGTGTTCTTTGATAACCTTTGGGACGGGGAAACTTAGGTTTCATGtctgaaaaataattatcagCACTTTCTTGAAGTCTTGAGTACACTGTATGATGtaatttctttctattttatagatattatgtTGTTTGTCCTACTTCTCACTTGCTGTGGAATAATATACATTGATCATCAAtagcttttaaaattatattagtagatggaaaaataaatttaaaaccatTCGATAttcttataatttgtttttggaaTTTGGATTCTATGgtggatttttctttgttgctcTATTAAGGAAAACAATGCCAATCATTCGCTCGGGTAAACTAATATTAGTAAACTAAGGagtttaattgttattttattaataaacattataGAGATGCATACCTCTTTTAAAATCAGacaaatataaatgttttttaagaatattttaagaaagatgagtacaattttatttgtttattattattattattataatatatattttacattatgttatgaatattaataaaatggCTAAATActtttgtttggtttttatatttgacCATTTTTAAATGCGTTTTcactgtttttaaattttagtcaaataaaataatttaaatgaatacTGTAAGtgtcaatataatttttttagaaagtttcacttaatttttattaattataattatgtatttacTGTGTTCAAATtctgtatattttatttttatttttaaagttgtatTTTAGGATTTTGTAAATTAGCCGAAaggatttatatatatttaatgaatgtaataagaaaagtaatagagaaattttttttttcaaaatttgagatGCATCAAATCTTCTGATTTTGAAAGACTCTTTGGTTGGTTTAATTGCAGTCTTCATTGTtgtataaaaatagaaaacacacGTTCACCATATTAAGGAAAAGTGTCaagatattttattcaattcttgaagagatattttaattttttttatattattcttattaattataattttgtatttattgagtttaaattttgtatatttttacagAGATAGTTTTACAGTGTTTGAGGTTACGTGTGTAGACTTCATGGAAGTATTCatctaaaaaagaaatataaaagacaataggaaggagaagaagaaaaactaatatatgagagaaatagtaaaaaaaaaagtgtaaaaaagggaaaaagagaaagatacaTATATAGGAGATAGAAAAGAGGAAAGAACAAAAAGCAATAAATGGGAAGCGGTAAATGGTGCGATGCACTGGATTAGTTGGAATTGTATTTCTGACAGTCCCCCAAGCTTGGCATATATATCAATTGTGCTAAGCTTGGAATTTATGTGATGAAAGGTGGAAGGAGAAAGCGACTTTATGAGAATTCGACAAGTTGGAGAACTGAATGCATAGGGAGAAGTTCCATAGTTCCTTACTGAACTTTCTCACGAATAAGATGGCAGTCAATCTCGATATGTTTGGTGCGTTCGTGGAAGACTTGATTGGTAGCTATTTTAATGGCAGAGTGATTGTCGCAAAAGATGGTAGCAGGGTTGGAAAAAGGAAGACGAAGTTTGCTAAGGAGTTCAGTAAGCATTGGATCTCACAAACAGTTTGAGCAAGGACGCTGTATTCGACTTCAAAGGAGCTACGAGAAATAGTGGGTTGCTTCTTGGACTTCCATGAAATTGGTGAATCTTCAAGATAAACAATGTAGCCGATGGTAGATTTTCTAAAATCAGGGCACCCGACCCAATCAAAATCCCTGTAAGCCTTCAAGGTGATATTGCTTGTGGCTTTGAGAAAAATGTCTTGACCATAGGTGTTTTTGATGTAGTGGAGGATGTGAAAAGCAACTTGATGATGAGTTTGAGTAGGGGAGGCAACGTACTGACTGAGGCGATGAACAACGTAGGTTATATCCGGGTGGGTGTTAGTAAGATATACGAGACGCCTGATCAGACGATGAAAAACAGTGGGGTCAACATGCTGGTCACCTTTAAAGGAAACTTTAGTGAGAAAATTCATGGGAGTACTAACAAAAGCAACAACAAGCATCTTGGTTTCATGTAGGAGATCCAAGACATATTTGCGCTGGGAAAGGTGGATACCTGCAGAGTTACAAGCAACCTCGAAACCCAAAAAGTACGACAAGTTacccatattttttattttgaattgtgcattgagtatattttttatgtgattaACTTCATGCATATCAGTAAGgatgatatcatcaacataaattagTAAGATAGTGATTGTATTACCATTACATTTGATGAAGAAGGAATGATCATCGGAAGTTTGAGTAAACATGtgagagagaaggaaagaagaCAACTTGCCATACCATTGCCGGTTGACTTGTTTCAAACCATAGAGAGATTTATGTAAGAGACATACTTTGTTGTGGTTGGAATCATGGAATCTCGGTAGGGGTTGCATGTAGACTTCCTCATTTAAGTCTCCATGTAAGAAAGCATTGTTGACATCAAGTTGCCTTAAAGGCCAATTTTTTGCAGCAACCAATGAGAGGACTAACCGGACAGTGGTGAGTTTGACAACTGATGAGAAAGTGTCAAAATAAGCAATGCCTTCCAATTGTGTATACCCTTTAGTAACAAGGCGAGCCTTGAACCTGTCAACAGTGCCATCAggattatgttttgttttataaaccAACTTACAACCTATGGCTTTCTTGGTGGGAGGTAGGTCAGTGAGAGTCCAAGTCCAATTCTATTTAAGAGCAATAATTTCTACCTTCATAGCAGCACACCAATGTTCATGTTGAATTGCTTCTTTGTAGTTAGTAGGATCATGTGTTGAATCAATAGAGGATATAAAACCTCTATATGTGGGAGACAATATgtcaaaactaaaaacatgttcaataggaTATTTAGTAGTAATAGTACTATAGGAAGCTATTTGGAAAGCTTTTAAATATGCAGGTGTTTTCCTAGGTCTAGTGGATCTCCTAGGGGAGGCAATGTTGTTGTCAGTATTAGTGGTAGTAGTAGTAAAGGGAACAAGTGCAGGGTGGTTAGTTTGATGCAGATCATGAGAAGTATCAGGATGATGAAGGGGCAAGGGTAAAGTGCAGTTTGGAGATAAGGAGAGGGGATATTGGGAAATTCATTTTCACAAAAACTAATATTGCGAGAAATTTGTATGTCATGGGTGTCAAGTCTATAGGTGATGTATCCTTTTGTAGTAGGATGTAGACTAAGAAATATGCTTGGGGTAGCCCTTGGGTCAAGTTTTTTTCGTTGAGCTTGGAGGGTGCTAATATAACAAAGGCATTCGAACACCCTAAGTCTAGAAATATCAAAATCTTTATGAAAAAGTTTGTCATATGGGGAATTGTTATTAAGAAGAGGAATGGGCATAATGTTGATAAGAAGAGTGGCATAATTAAGAGCATATGTCCAGAATTGATGAGAAAGTTTTGAGTGAAAAAGCAAGGCCTAGTAACATTTAAAAggtgttgatgttttctttcaacaatttcattttgttgGGGTGTTTCAATACATTAGGTTTGGTGAATAATCCTTgagatttaaaataatcatgCATGGCAAACTCTGGCCCATTATGAGACCTGAATGTTACCATACTGTTCATTCAAGAATTTAAGAAATTGCAAGGCTCGGTCCTCATGCTTTCTTTGTGAAATGATGGAGAGCATTTTGCAAGAGCATTTGATATCGCAGGTGAAAATTGGGTCATGTCTGAAACTATCCAATTCATCCCATATGATACATAATTTTGTGTAGAATTCACTAATAGTTTGGCTGCCTTGTTTGAGAGAAGAAGCTTCTTTATGCAGTTTTGAGATGCGCAACAGATCCCCGGGAAAAACCTTGATTTGAGATCGTTCCAAATGGTTTGGACATCATCCATCCAAAGAATGTTGTGCCTGATGTATGGAGAAACGGAGTGGACCAACCAAGAGACCACCATGTTGTTGCATCTCTTCCAAGCATTGTGCGAAGGGTCTTCTCTGGGTGGTTCTGCAGGAGTTCCATCAATAAATTGGGCTTTATTCTTGGCACTTAATGCAATGGTCACAGATTTGTTCCATGCATGGTAATTGTTGGAATCTAGAATAGGAGAAACCAAAGATGTGGCTATACTTTCACTGGGATGAAAGTATAGAAAACTTGAAGGATGATTGTTCTCATCATTCATGGTGCAAGAatcgaaaaagaaagggaaagatCTTTAAGAACCTCACAAGGTAAAAGGCAAAGAGGAAGACAGAGTGTTAGGCACAACAGAACTCTTTAAATgaagagctctgataccatcacAAAGATAGCTTTACAATGTTTGACGGTATGTGTGCAGACTTTATGAAAGTATTCATGATGCATCTAGAAAAGAACGATAAAAGACAACAAGAAGGAAAAAACTGatatatgagaaatatatattgttattatacagtaaaaaagtgaaaaaagagaaaaaaaaagagaaagaatacaTATATAGGAGATAGAAGAGAGGAAAGAATATAAAGCAATAAATGGGAAGCGATAAGCAGTGCGATGGATTAGTTAGAATTGTATTTCTgacctattttatttttattttaaaattgattagtAGAATTTCATAAATTGTGTGGAAGAATTTATTATGTATAATGAGAAAAGTAAGAGAAAAATGACTTGAGAGTAAGTTGaaacttattaatattttaattttgagattTGATATACCATTGAACTTTGAAGCTTTGACCAATAAGCAACTTCTGAATATGTGTGTGAAATGGAATATggtggaagaagagaaagaaaagtgtGAAACTTGTGATAGGCGTTCATCACGAAAACAAAACCACAGAAACAAATTTATGgaacttttcaaaaatcaaacaaaacaacgTTGAACATAAGgctcttccactttcttttgtTTGACATAGGATTATCTAACCATTTTTATAAGTACTTAAAAAACtacaagaataagaaaaaagttatataaatgttttcataagaaaataagttttttcctatatttctaaattttttgtttttaatttctacacaagttaattttgattcatgataaaaaatcaattatttatttgtcttattttattatcatgaGATAAccacaaataataaaatgaaagagaatTGCCTTGTGTTTGCATTCGAAATGGTAAatagattaattaatattttaataactttttctttgcaCATGTTCCGTTAATTTGTGTCTCTCGtgtcacttttctttctttctttttctattttttattttaaatttgatccCACCTTAaagtaattgaaaattgaatgaatatttttatctaattagaTATTCAAAGAAagtatgtttttatttgttttatagttaatttttttatgattttgtaatgtttaagattaaatgaaaaaaatattctccCAACTCATTTTATCATATATCAAATTATGTTACATTTTTATACACTATTCTAGGTTCCTATATTTCGAAAAGTTTAGCTACTtagatttgaaatatttttgacatAGATAATTTTTACATGAAGGTAACATAATCATAATCTcttagttttatataaaatattgttggttgagaatttgtttgaatattaaatgttattgaGTTATGTTTGATGTTGATACTCtcatttataaattgatatagtAACTAAACTATGCATAATAGTATAGAGACttttaaagtgaattttaattatGGTTTAGGTAAATAGAtgagatatttatatattttcttatgatACTTTACAAATTTGATGTAAGTATAAACATTTGTACTTGAGTTAAGGAAGTAAAATTGATtctaaatgagaaaaaaatattgaataaatcatgatttatacataattttgtGATGTGGTTGAATGATTTTGTGTATTTCACGTGtggtaaaattataaaaataaattaattattaaaaaaataataagatggACATCACTTAGTGTCAAAATAGACATTAATTGATGGTTTTATTGTTCAATTTAACCCGTCAAATGAGTTTTAAGGcaattttaagattttcttgCTCAACGAAACAAAGACGTATTCAATAGGGATGGACGTCAATTTTGACATATGTTCATGTGACAGCCGATATCAATAAACATCATGTTTGAAATCCAATGTCAAATTAACGTTTCTTAAAagatgttgaattttaattcaaCCTTAAATGTCGAAAATAATAAACATCAAAAAtcttttttagtaacaattgcattttacagattttgaaaaaaggaaaaaaaataacaaaaacaatatctttgaaaacaaacttttatattctaaattagcTTTTcgaaaatcaatataaaaatgcaATCTGTTTTAATCActtcgataaaaaaaattatacagaAAACCAAAATTTGAACCATCTTTAATAAACGATTTAAAAACTAACTATTTTTATACAAGTTAACCCGGTAATCGGTTTAAAAAGTAACTTTTTgaattgataaatatataagaattttcttattttaaaaaaaaaaaaaattggttataaaaacttatttaaaagctcttaaataaaaaatgtaaattaaagggtattttttgaagtttttttatttctcccAATGTTGATATCTTCTGCAACGAGGAACTgaataaatatctaaaaaacatatattcttCCTCTTACTTGATCTATACTTGATATTGACACAACTATTATCGAATATTAGCTTACCAACACTTTATTTTGTacaaaagaaaatcattgtATCAAAAGTtcagaagtgaaaaaaaaaatgtataaatttatagaaaaaaaaaatacatagttTCTATATAAACCGGAGAATGCATAGCTTCATGTTCAACTAAGTAAATACATAGATGAGGTAGAGAGGCCGACAGAACTGTATAACCTGTGagatgaagaaaattttatCTTAGAAAAAGGAattgttgaaaaataataatataaaaaatgttaaatggtTGAAATTAGTATACCTTTAACTTTTGACTgttaattctttttcattttctgattGATAATCATCCCAAACAAGATTGACATGAGATATCTTGTGCCAATCCTGTCCAACTTCTGACCTGTATCTTTTCCATAATTCAGAAGAACCAGTGACAACTATCTCTTTTAGATTTGTGAGGTGATGCATGTTATCAGGGAGTGATAATACTTTTGGACAATAGCTAACTTCAAGTCGTTGGAGACATTTTAGAGTTGATAGCCAATCGGGAAGCTCCTCAAGATTCATGCATTGTTCAATAATTAAGGATTGTAAAGAGTTGGCGGATCCTTGAAGCCACCGAGGCAATGTCACTAGATTTGGCAAGCCTCTGAGAAGGAGAAACTTCAATCTTGAATTAAGGATTTGGTTGCTAAAGCTCATTGACAAGTTCAACTTGTTGCAGTTGGAAATAGCTAAAACCTCTAAATTTTTTATGCCATGGAACGATACTGTCTTTAGACTTtcacaatgaaataaaaacaattttttcacaGTGGTTAGTAGTATTTCCTTAAACAATGACTCAAAATTATCACATTGATAAAAGCCTAATTCTTCTAAAGAAGTCAAACTTGCAATCTCGTTTTCTGGACAAGCAGGTTCTATGGTAGTTATAAACAAGTGATGAAGACTTATTAAATTTGCTAGTCCTTTGGGTAACTTTTGTAGCTTTATGCACCAACTAAGGTTCAAATTTTGCAAATTTTGAAGTTTGCAAATTGAATCCGGGAGTTCTGTAAGGTTTTCATTTCCCGCAAGGCTGAGAAATCTTAAATGTTTCAACATTCCGATGCAACGAGGCAGACTTGTGTATTTAGAATATTGTAAGATTAAAACCCTCAAGAATTTGCACCTTGACACCAATGTATTCAAGAAATCTTCATTATTAGCTCCAGTGGGAAAACTAATAGTTCTTAGACTTGAGGGAAGAAGAGCTTTATCAAgcaaattattattcattaacaCCAAATGATGGGCATTCTTGTTTAAGTTTGGATTGTGGTTTTGGATTATTTCAAACTCACCCTTTGCAACATATTCGGCAAGATCAACCACCAAATCATGTAATTTAAACCGATAATCACCTCCCAAGTCTTCATagtctgaaagaaaagatcttgACCATAGCTCATGCAACAATTGAGTGGCAACATCAATTATTGATTCACTTGCCTTTGGTGTTGGAAGAAAACCAAGTACTCCCCAGAACAGACAAACTtgagaactaaaaatataagtgTCTTCTGggtaaagagagaaagaagcaAAACAAGGTTTTAAGT
This genomic interval from Vigna radiata var. radiata cultivar VC1973A chromosome 8, Vradiata_ver6, whole genome shotgun sequence contains the following:
- the LOC106770760 gene encoding NAD(P)H-dependent 6'-deoxychalcone synthase, with amino-acid sequence MSLTKIPQVLLKSSSNQCSMPVIALGTAADTNKNSAETTKVAVIEAIKLGYTHFDTASFYGSEEALGEAIAEALQLGLINSREELFITSKLWLTDNFPHLVLSTLQKSLQRLKLQYLDLYLIHWPISVKPGDWETPYSEELITTFDLKGVWTAMEECQKLGLAKSIGVSNFTCKKLEDLLSFATIPPSVNQVEMNPAWHQKKLREFCEAKGIIITAFSPLGAKGASWGTNEVMDSEILKEIAQAHGRTVAQVSLRRLYEQGVTIAAKSYNKERMKQNLEIFDWSLTKDDHEKINQIKQIRTNNGPVVFFDNLWDGET
- the LOC106770080 gene encoding uncharacterized protein LOC106770080; translation: MGNLSYFLGFEVACNSAGIHLSQRKYVLDLLHETKMLVVAFVSTPMNFLTKVSFKGDQHVDPTVFHRLIRRLVYLTNTHPDITYVVHRLSQYVASPTQTHHQVAFHILHYIKNTYGQDIFLKATSNITLKAYRDFDWVGCPDFRKSTIGYIVYLEDSPISWKSKKQPTISRSSFEVEYSVLAQTVCEIQCLLNSLANFVFLFPTLLPSFATITLPLK